In Drosophila ananassae strain 14024-0371.13 chromosome 3R, ASM1763931v2, whole genome shotgun sequence, the DNA window TCGTTTACTATCGGCACTCAAACATCGATAGTGGTTCGCAAACCCAAATATTCGATATATCGATACTATCGTGAGTGGCCGACCCAGCTCTAGCTATTTACATCTACAAGGTTCTGAAGCAGGTTCACCCTGACACTGGAATTTCGTCTAAAGCTATGAGTATAATGAACAGCTTCGTAAACGATATCTTTGAGCGTATTGCTGCTGAGGCTTCGCGTCTGGCTCATTACAACAAGCGCTCGACCATCACCAGTCGGGAAATCCAAACGGCTGTTCGTCTTCTCCTGCCTGGAGAGTTGGCCAAGCATGCCGTTAGTGAAGGAACCAAGGCTGTCACTAAGTATACAAGCTCCAAGTAGATTGCTCGCTTGCTGGGCAGAATGATCCAAAAAGGCCCTTTTCAGGGCCACAACATCATTTTATCAAAGAAcaccaaatttttaatagaagacaataaaataatttcttattaattcttaaagaaacaccattttttaagaaacacattagtaaataaataaacatcttAACCTTACCTTACCtaccatagtagacttttattatttttattattattagttatACCTTCATAAACAAACGAGTAGAATGATGCTGGGCGTCGTTTTTCTATATTACATTAaataattgatattttttatgtacagGCGTACATTGCATAGGCATGcaaccaaattttcaaattttctattGCAATTTCGAATCcagtattgtttttaagataCTCTCCTAAAAAGtcaagttgaaaaaaattgataatttctttctctttaaaaCATATCTTGTAGCCCTGAAAAGGgcttgtttaatttaattttagatttcGAAATCTAAAATTTCGATTGCAAACATGTGCAATTTTAATGCacatttttacaatttatttttttgctgccgtGGTCTTAGCTTTTGGCTTCTTTGCGGTAGCAGGAGCAGCGGCTTTCTTCACAGTCTTTTTGGGCTTAGCAGATGCAGCTGGTTTAGCCTTTGGGGCTTTAGCTGCCTTTGGTTTGGCTGATGATGGCTTCACCTTTGATGCTACTGCTTTTGCCTTAACGTTACCAGATTTCTTAGCGTCCTTTGCCTTGGCCTTCTCggtctttttcttttcagcgGTCTTCTTAGTAGCCACggcttttttagttttgggcTTCTTGTCGGCAGCTCCGGCGGCCTTTTTAGTGGTGGCTCCGGTCTTCTTGGTGGATACCTTcttggttttagtttttttctcaACAGAAGAAGGCTTTGGCTTGGGCTCCTTCTTGGCAGAAGCTGACAGTTTAAACGAACCAGAAGCACCCTTTCCCTTCGTCTGGATCAGCTTACCGTTGGCAACGGCAGACTTCAGGTACTTCTTGATGAAAGGAGCCAGCTTCTGAGCATCGCATTTGTACGTGGCAGTAATGTACTTCTTGATTGCTAGGAGGGACGAGCCCCCACGCTCCTTCAAATTCTTTATTGAAGCGTCTACCATTTGTTGAGTTGGCGGATGCGATGGTGGTGCAGTGGTCTTCTTCGCCTTTGTGGCAGCGGAGCCCGTTGCCTTTTTGGCTGTTACTTTCTTCTCAACCGGTGCAGGTGGAGCTGCCACAGGAGACGCGGATGTAGCTACTGCTGAATcggacatttttaaatttttattcacagaaataaacttttttttatgcaaaaaatagcCCGCGACCCCACATCCAAAGTCCCTTGCTCggatgagaatcgaggaggagagcAGTTTGACTATGTGTTTGGCACAGTTCATTTGTGTTACAAATGTTTTTTCGAAGggtgtaattattttttactatttcattcttaaaatgatataatgttgatttttttaaattgcgttttattcttaaatattcaaaatttaataaaaacttttttcaattgCCGTATATAGATCGGTTGCTTTTTATTGAGTACTCGAAAGTGCACGTTTACgttaatatcttaaatattttacattaaaacatcgttaaaaatataaaatgattGTATTATTGTTGATATACAAATGAATGTTATAAATTGAACTTTCAACTACCAGTTatgcaaataataattttattttcatataataCTCATACTTAAATATAGCTTTTAAAATGACCCTTTCCTGGATAAAATGTGCGCTTTCATTTGACATAAAGAAACTGTTTTGGtactaaaaaatatagtttttctaaaagaatataattttaaattgttttgttttttctaatAAATCTTCTCTATTTTACATTCTGGAagtaattcatattttttatatttggctaTGTATTCCAGTGAAAGTCTCACATTGAACTATAATTACCAGTTATAATAGCCTTCAAAAAATAACCTTTACTTTAGTTTtcacttaataaataataatcttctaatataatacaaactcttagttaattttaaaatgcataatagaaatttgtatattaaataatatcatttcttataaaattttaattttttttgtttgacatattttaagtttttctttatatatttaccAATTTATGACTTAAACAGCTAAATGCTAATATTAATATTCTGTAAAGAGTgctctaaataaaaacatatatatattttgctatacatttattaaatatatttttctttgccttccaaatctaaaaactaattcttttGGGTTATATATCAATAGGTACTCAaatctcattgaaaataacattgtggtcctgaaaaggaccgatttttttttaaatatatgggCTTCCAATTgacaattattcaatttaagcGCGCTCTCCACGGATACGACGAGCCAGCTGGATGTCTTTGGGCATAATAGTAACGCGCTTGGCATGAATGGCGCACAAATTGGTATCTTCAAACAGACCAACCAGATAGGCTTCGCTAGCTTCCTGCAAAGCCATCACAGCCGAGCTCTGGAAGCGCAAATCTGTCTTGAAGTCCTGAGCTATTTCACGCACCAACCGCTGGAATGGCAGCTTGCGGATCAACAACTCGGTACTCTTCTGGTAGCGACGGATTTCACGGAGAGCCACAGTTCCGGGACGATAGCGATGGGGCTTCTTTACTCCTCCGGTGGCTGGAGCACTCTTCCGTGCGGCCTTTGTAGCCAGTTGTTTGCGTGGCGCCTTGCCACCAGTCGATTTACGAGCAGTCTGCTTTGTACGAGCCATTTTAATTTCCAAATTCACTGTTCTCTTCGCGCCtctaaaaacacaataaacgtGCTGCCCGTTGCGCTACCTCTTTATATACCAGAAACGCCGAGGGTTGAAAAGAGGGAGATAGAACAACATGCCATTTCGATCAATCGGGTTTCGGAAGAGCGAGAAAAATATATCGCTCGGAACTCTTCGTATTCTCATTGAATCGGTATAAAGAGCAGCGCACCGATCTGACAAAATTAGTTCTTCAGTGACTTTCGTGCAGTGTgttaatataaaaagaaaaagattgaAAAATGACTGGTCGTGGTAAAGGTGGCAAGGGCTTGGGAAAAGGTGGCGCCAAGCGTCATCGCAAAGTCTTGCGTGATAACATCCAGGGTATTACAAAGCCAGCTATTCGCCGTTTGGCTCGTCGTGGCGGTGTGAAGCGCATCTCTGGTCTTATCTACGAGGAAACTCGTGGAGTCCTGAAAGTGTTCTTGGAGAACGTTATTCGTGACGCCGTCACCTACACCGAACACGCCAAAAGGAAGACAGTGACGGCCATGGATGTTGTTTATGCTCTGAAGAGACAGGGACGCACTCTATACGGCTTCGGcggttaaaattatttttgtacagcctGTACTTCAACTATACAATCGGTCCTTTTCAGGACCACAAtttcttgaacaaaaaaagagaataaaatttgaaatagtACCGTAATGATCGATCGTAGCCTTAGAAACtagatataatttattataattcagAAAGCAGAATTTTACTTAATTTAGAAACGAAATAAACGGTATACTACTAGAaactacatttttgtttttacataTATGCACACACAATAATCACACTCTTCACACAAGctctatatgtatattattgaaaattcttgaatgattttaagtgaaatttaCATTCAACGtggttttctttcattttatttcaatcaTTCATAATAGCGACAAAAATGTTTTCGCTTTTATTCTTGttaatatattgtttatatattttgttattgtaatgTAAACTAGTGGTAATCTTTtagttgaaaatttatattcttttgaaaaagtgtGGTCGTCCTGAAAAGGACGTTTGGGTTTATAAATGTGTTTATGTACAAGTATTCTGTATTCAGGGCCGTAATTAAGCGTTTAGGCCTTCTTCTCGGTCTTCTTGGGCAAAAGCACAGCCTGGATGTTTGGCAACACGCCACCCTGAGCTATGGTGACACCAGAGAGCAGCTTGTTCAACTCCTCGTCATTGCGAATAGCCAACTGGAGATGACGGGGAATAATCCTAGTCTTCTTGTTATCACGGGCAGCATTGCCAGCTAACTCGAGAACTTCAGCTGCCAGGTATTCCATAACGGCAGCCAGGTAAACAGGAGCGCCGGCACCAACGCGTTCAGCATAGTTGCCTTTGCGGAGCAGACGGTGAATACGTCCGACGGGGAACTGAAGACCAGCACGATTCGATCGGGACTTTGCCTTTCCCTTCACTTTTCCACCCTTGCCACGAccagacatttttttttactttacgaTAATTCACTTCACACACGAATAATGGTGGCGAACTATGGACCACCAATTTATACTTATGCCTTTATCCCTGCTTTCAGTTGGGGGTAGGTCGTttctgatgaaattttttaaaagtagaCCTGAAAACCTTGCTCGAATAAAAGTACTAAGCCGAACGGCTGTTGGGCGCAAATATTATTgtgattatttatttatttattgaagtaacaattatctgttatctgttatttatatatacaatttttaaaattaattaatt includes these proteins:
- the LOC6504929 gene encoding histone H3 — its product is MARTKQTARKSTGGKAPRKQLATKAARKSAPATGGVKKPHRYRPGTVALREIRRYQKSTELLIRKLPFQRLVREIAQDFKTDLRFQSSAVMALQEASEAYLVGLFEDTNLCAIHAKRVTIMPKDIQLARRIRGERA
- the LOC116656006 gene encoding histone H2A — protein: MSGRGKGGKVKGKAKSRSNRAGLQFPVGRIHRLLRKGNYAERVGAGAPVYLAAVMEYLAAEVLELAGNAARDNKKTRIIPRHLQLAIRNDEELNKLLSGVTIAQGGVLPNIQAVLLPKKTEKKA
- the LOC116656007 gene encoding uncharacterized protein LOC116656007; translated protein: MTGRGKGGKGLGKGGAKRHRKVLRDNIQGITKPAIRRLARRGGVKRISGLIYEETRGVLKVFLENVIRDAVTYTEHAKRKTVTAMDVVYALKRQGRTLYGFGGLADPALAIYIYKVLKQVHPDTGISSKAMSIMNSFVNDIFERIAAEASRLAHYNKRSTITSREIQTAVRLLLPGELAKHAKMTGRGKGGKGLGKGGAKRHRKVLRDNIQGITKPAIRRLARRGGVKRISGLIYEETRGVLKVFLENVIRDAVTYTEHAKRKTVTAMDVVYALKRQGRTLYGFGG